Sequence from the Tenrec ecaudatus isolate mTenEca1 chromosome 6, mTenEca1.hap1, whole genome shotgun sequence genome:
gtttataagtttagtattaaggtagcagatggatattgggcctccactcaagtactccctcaatgcaagaatactttgttctattaaactggcattctatgatgctcaccatcctgacacaatcactgaagacaaagtgggtgaataagcaaatgtggtgaagaatgctgatggtgcccagctatcaaaagatatattatcttggatcttaaaggcttgaaggtaaacaagtggccatctagctcaaaagcaacaaagctcacatggaagaagcacaccagctggtgcgatcatgagttgttgaagggatcaggtatcaggcatcatcagaacaaaaaaatcatatcattgtgaatgggggggggagtgcggagtggagacccaaagcccatttgtaggccactggacatccccttacagaaaaggtttcagggaggaggtgatccaatcagtgtgcgatgtagcaacgcacatgaaacatacaacttttctctagttcctaaatgctccctccccacccccaaccccactatcatgatcccaattctaccttacaaatctggctagaccagaggaggtacactggcacagataggaactgtaaacacagggaatccagggtggatgatcccttcaggaccagtggtatgagtggcgatactgggagggtagtgggagggtggattgcaaagggggaatcaattataaggatctacatgtgacctcctccctgggggatggacaacagaaaagtgggtggagggagatgttggacagggcaagatatgacaaaataataatttataaattatcaagggttcatcagggaggggggagcggggagggagggataaaaaatgaggagctgataccagggacttaagtggagagcaaatgttttgagaatgatgatggcaatgaatgtacaaatgttttttacacaattgatgtatgtatggattctgataagagttgtatgaacccctaataaatttaTTAAATATAAAGAGCTCCATCCAATGAAAAGCATCCTGTAGCACCACCAAGAATAAAAATACAGTGGTACCTCAAAAAATGtagaataaattcaaaatgggtcagaaagatcaagtgacaaggtaaaAAACTGTATGCTGCTAAAATACATCTGacaatgctctttgtctgatatATTAAAGACTACTCACCTTCCAGTGGAGAGTCACCAGAGACTCAATTCACGTAagggccctgcaaatggatttggggcttctaccACCATCATAGCATGCTGCAAACCCTGTGTTCAGAATTTAGACTCTGGTACTAttccctcctctgggtttggattttattatctacaatccttggatcacacaggctggtgtgcagctTTCACGGGGACTTAGCGGACTTCTTGGCTTTTTTGGGTTTTTGTAGTTAATGTGGCATCAGACGGAATCGTCACTATGACATCACTCTGCATTCTCTATCTAAATGTCTTCCTGAAGGGGAGGATACTTAAGAAACCTTCAAAGCAGTAATCACTGCCAGCATTGGGAAAAGGTTGTTGTTTCGTATCTTTGCAAACTGAGATGAGGCAAGGTCTGAAAGTGAGTGTAAAGAGAGTTTTATggtggaaaagaaaggaaaagaaaatctgttTCCTAAGACATTTACTCATTCTATGCAAAAAGAGTTCCTAATGATGTCATTCTGGAAAACCATCTGTTCAACATATCTTAGTATTGTACCAAAAAAATTGTTGGAAGTGCAGCAAAATAGGATTCTAGATGAAAAGTGCATAAAGAACAGGctaggaaaacaaaaaagaacatcAACAGCTCATCAACCCTTAGAAGTCTGTTCTGATCACAGCGACCTTATgtgcagcaaaacaaaacactgccggaAGCTGAGAGAAATGAATTGTATGGGCCAGGCATTGAACGATGCAGACAGTATTAAAAGGGGATAAAAGGAATACACcgagtccctgtaccaaaaataattgatggcattcaatcatttcaagaggcagcatagggTCAAGAATCGTTGGTGATGAAGGAAGATAACTGAAGGCATTGAGGAAAACTAGGTTCTAGAAACTGACaaaataccaatagaaatgttttaacaagctgactCATCcacactggaagcatttactagTTTTTGTTGAGAAATTAGGAGGACACCTCCCTAGCCAACCAACTTTAAGAGATCATTATTTGCGCTTATTCCACAGAAAGATAACCCGACAGGTTATTGAAGATTTATTATTGAAGCTATTAATTATGGAAGAtattattcaacaaatatttgaagATATTAatctcacatgaaagtaaaacttTGCTAAAAATCATTCAACGCTGGTTGCATCAacaggagcttccagaaattcaagcaggattcaAGAGGATATGGCAGAagtcggcggttctcaacctgtgggtcttgacctctctggggggggggggggtccaatgaccctttcacaggggttgcttgattcagaacagtagcaaaattatagttatgaagtagcaacgaaaataattttatggttggggtgtcaccacaacacgaggaactgtattaaagggtcacggtattaggaaagttgagaaccactggcataaaggatatcattgctggtgtcagatggatcttggctcaaagcagagaatacaagaaaggtgTTTtggtgactatgcaaaggcactttGCTGTGTGGCTCATACTAAACTACAGATAACACTGAAGAACGAGAATTCCACAGCACTTAACTGTGCTCAGGTGGAACATGCACATGGACCAAAAGGCTGGCACTTGAAAGGAACATGGGGATactgcatgggttaaaatcaggaaaagcctCGGTCAGGTTGTCTCCTTTTACCAAACTGACTCAGTTTGTATGGTTAGCACACAATCTGAGGATCGggactatgtgaagaagcagagcaaagatgtcactttgaggactcaggtgtgcctgacccacgccaAGATATCCTCAATGGCTCTCATATgctgtgaaaactggacagtgcAAAAGAAAAGACGCGTAAAAggggatgcctttgaattatggttttggcaaagaattttgaaagtaccgtggactgccagaagaacaaacaaatctaacaAATACAGCCAAAacgttccttagaagggaggatggtgagatttgaccccaggtactttagacatgttaccaATCAAcagaccaaaaaaccaaactccctgccagtgagtctatcctgactcacagggaccccacagggaggggtagaattgccctggggcgtttctgaaacggtaactctttacgggcatagaatgtctcctctttctctgtgtAAAAGCACggaaaagaccctcaaggagatggattgacagagtggctgcaatcaTGGCCTCAAACACAACTTggcacaggaccgagcagtgttttcttctgctgcacacaggacaGGTCTGAGTCGGAATGGGCTTGATGGTACCTAATAGCAGCAACTAGAAAATGATGGAAAGGTGATAGGAAGAATGCACTCACTACCATGATGAGGATTCATAGGgatcctgtagggcagaggaATAATTAAgagcctgtttttttttttaagttaactgTTCAAATTCTTTCTGGGAAGAAAAGCTGGGGGTGTGTGTTATTTTTGAACataaagaagacataaagagaaatgagGCTTTAAACCTCCGTGTTAAAAAAGGGGAAGAAGCTCCTCTGGTACCCAGTTCTTTCAGAATGGACTTTTAATTGTTAGTGTCAATTCTTATGTCTCTTAGATAAGTATGCAAGTCTAAGATGTCGCCTGTAGGATCTGGTCTTCACCGCTATGAATTGATCCTCACCTACCTGTTTCCTGGGAGATTATCAGTACCTCAGAAGGTCACCACCGTTCCAAATCCCCAAGCTACCCCTTCCATAAAGGTTCCAGAAAGTTAACAAAATTATCTTGCAAACATGTATGCGATGGATTGAATTACATAACTACGCAACAGCTAAGATTTCTGTCTTTTGCAATGTCTTTAGTGGATTGCTTGTGATGCATCATTCCAGTGCAATGCTTATTCAATAAAAGAGCCTTTTTTCTTCTAGTGTAGTGGAGAGGTTTAAGGGGTTGTAAGTAGTTGctatttttaaataacttttaCCCCTGcagaaaaatcagtcattgacaaTGAGGAAGCACTCTCTGGCTGTCTGCCTAGATGAagtctctaggacagtggttctcaaccttcctaacaccgaGACACTTTGTAGTTCctcgtgttgtagtgacccccaaccataaaattatcttcgttgctacttcattactatcattttgctagtgttatgaatggggcgacccccgtgaaagggtctttcgcctcccaaaggggttgtgacccacaggttgagaaccgctgctaggatttattttttttagtgcGAAGAATCTCTAGGCCTAATTTGATTCTTAAAGTCTGTTAATTTAGCATTGGATCCAAGTTCTGAATATGGCAGAAGCTGTCGGCTACCACGGCCAGTTCATTATCCActctattattttcttttctaaaacaccaaactcactgccgcagagtgagcaactcatagcgaccccttaggacagggtagacctgccccggtAAAATTCggggactttaactctttacaggagtcgaaaaccTTCATTAAATACTTGGATAAAAATGTTTTTGACATACCCCTCCTTTAAAATGCAATTCACCAGCCACCCTACCTTGCTTCTGACTAGGGAGTGCAactgggttttcaaaaggcattcTGAAAGACGCTTCAAACAAGCACTCAGAAAGAATTTGAAAGGCTTCCTAGCACTCTGGTAAAGCGCCCCAGAACTGGCTGAAGTTAAAAGAGGCGCAGCATAGTTTCGGTTCAGCCAGGCGGACGGGCGCTAGGCAGCCAGGGAGGCCACGTGACCTCCAAGAAATTGGCTCTCGCAGCAGCAGCGGTAAATGCAAGCGGGCTGATGGCCCAGGAAACTCAGGGGGGGCAGAAAGATTTTAAAGGCACCTCTTCGTCCTCCAGACGAGGTCCGGAAGGTTTATGCCAGGTAACCTTTCAGGGTACTAGCTTGCCTCCTGCCGCAACTATCGGAGGAGGGCGGGGCAGCGCGGACCCCGGGGGTGAGGTGGAGGACCCCCGATGGCTGAGGAACCCCGTTGGGACCAAGATTCTCATCTGTGCTTGCTTCTGTCTGCTTAATTTGCTCTTTATAAAAAAGTTTGTTAACATATAAGTCACATGGTAAAGcaattcaattgttcagtcatattaaagagttgtgtggtcaccacaatcaatttcagaacattggaCCAGTAGACTGGTAAGCTTCAGCGATCTCCCGCCTGAGGtcccgcgcgcgcgcgcgttcCCGCTCCCGCCCATCCGCCCGCGCGCGCGCTCGCCGCGCGCTCGGCGCACCACGCCCCTGACGTACGCCGACGGGGCGGCGGGCGCGGGCCAGAGGGGGCGGGGCGAACGCTTCGGTGAATGGGGCACGGCGCGGAGCCGCACATTCCAGGGGACCACGTGACGCGACCGCGCGGCCTGAGGTAAACAAGCCGCGGCCCCGCCCCCCCGGCCCCCTCCGTGCGCCGCGCGCCGCTCCGGGCCCTTGGGACGCGCTGCGGCGGGGCGGGTGTTCTTCCCGGGGCAGTCCTCCGCGCCCGCCGCGGGCCGGAGCGAGGGGAGCGGGCACTGCGCCCCGGGACTGTGGCAGAGCGCACCGGAGGGGGTCGGGCGCGcttctcctccccgcccccaccgcaCGCTGTGGCGCAGCAGGAATTTGGCGGGGACCCGGGTGCTATTTGCGGTTCCTGACGCCGGGCAGGAGGCTTCTGGTGCCCCTTCGGTCATTTCTATTCTGGGGGCTCTGGGTCACGGCCGTCGGCTGGCAGCGGCCGGCGCCCTCCCCGGAGCCGGGAGGGTGTGTCCCCCGCGCGGGGGCTTGGCGCGCCTATAAGGGGGCTCGAGCGGCGGGCAGGGACATGCAGCTCTACAGCAGCGTCTGCACCCACTACCCAGCCGGGGCCCCGGGTCCTACGGCCGCGACCCCCGCGGCGTCCGCGGCCACCGCCCCCTTCAAAGTGTCCCTGCAGCCCCCGGGGCCCGCCAGCCACGCGCCGGAGCCTGAAACCGGGGAGCGCCAGCCCGCCGGGGCCGCGGAGCCCAGGGACGCCGCCGCCAAGATGCCCGCCTTCTCCTGCTTCGAGATGGTGTccggggccgccgccgccgccagcccGGCCGGCGGGTCCTGCaagccgccgctgccgccgcacTACACGTCCACGGCGCAGCTGACCGTGCGGGCCCTCGGCGCCGAGCGGCTGCGCCTGCACGGGCCCGAGGCCCCCGCCGCCGCgtcgcccgccgccgccgccgcgcgcgGCCGCTGCCTGCTGTTGGCCCCGCCGCCGGGCgcccccgcgccgccgccgcctcgcCGCGGGTCCTCCGCTTGGCTGCTGGAGGAGCTGCTGAGGCCCGACGGCGCCGAGCCCGCCGGCCGGGGCGCCGCCCGCGACGGGCCCGACAGGAACTTCCGACTGAGCGAGCACCGCCAGGCCCTGGCGGCCGCCAAGCAGCGAGGCCCCGGGCCGCCGCCGGGCAGCGGGGAGCCGAGCGCGGCCGCGTGGAGCGAGGAGCCCGCGGCCGAGCGCTGCAGCCCCCGCGGCTGGGAGCGGGGCGGCGAGCCGGCCGGCGGGGAGCCCGAGGCCCCGGCGCCCCCTTCGCGGAGCGGCGAGGGCGCTCCGAGCGGCGCCGGGGAGGCGGCGATCGTCGCCAGGTCGGACCCCCGGGATGAGAAGCTGGCCCTGTACCTGGCGGAGGTGGAGAAGCAGGACAAGTACCTGCGCCAGAGGAATCAGTACCGGTTCCACATCATTCCCGACGGCAACTGCCTCTACCGAGCGGTCAGCAAGACGGTGTACGGGGACCAGAGCCTGCACCGCGAGCTGCGCGAGCAGACGGTCCACTACATCGCAGACCACCTGGACCACTTCAGCCCGCTGATCGAGGGGGACGTGGGCGAGTTTATCATCGCGGCAGCTCAGGACGGGGCGTGGGCCGGGTACCCCGAGTTGCTGGCCATGGGGCAGATGCTGAATGTGAACATTCACTTAACGAccggagggagggtggagagccCCACCGTGTCTACCATGATCCATTATCTGGGGCCCGAGGATTCCCTCCGGCCTAGTATTTGGCTCAGCTGGCTCAGTAATGGACACTACGATGCCGTGTTTGATCACTCCTACCCCAACCCGGAGTACGACCACTGGTGCAAACAAACTCAAGTGCAAAGGAAACGCGACGAAGAGCTTGCCAAGTCCATGGCCATATCCCTCTCCAAGATGTATATTGAACAGAATGCATGCTCTTGAAATGTTTGCAATCCAGCACCCTGGGGGATGGTCCTAAATAAACTTGGGTTTGGAGAATTACAGGAACTCAAATCAGGGTAATAGCACTTTTAAACTTCCTCGTAGACTTCTGTAGATGTAATGC
This genomic interval carries:
- the OTUD1 gene encoding OTU domain-containing protein 1, yielding MQLYSSVCTHYPAGAPGPTAATPAASAATAPFKVSLQPPGPASHAPEPETGERQPAGAAEPRDAAAKMPAFSCFEMVSGAAAAASPAGGSCKPPLPPHYTSTAQLTVRALGAERLRLHGPEAPAAASPAAAAARGRCLLLAPPPGAPAPPPPRRGSSAWLLEELLRPDGAEPAGRGAARDGPDRNFRLSEHRQALAAAKQRGPGPPPGSGEPSAAAWSEEPAAERCSPRGWERGGEPAGGEPEAPAPPSRSGEGAPSGAGEAAIVARSDPRDEKLALYLAEVEKQDKYLRQRNQYRFHIIPDGNCLYRAVSKTVYGDQSLHRELREQTVHYIADHLDHFSPLIEGDVGEFIIAAAQDGAWAGYPELLAMGQMLNVNIHLTTGGRVESPTVSTMIHYLGPEDSLRPSIWLSWLSNGHYDAVFDHSYPNPEYDHWCKQTQVQRKRDEELAKSMAISLSKMYIEQNACS